The Sylvia atricapilla isolate bSylAtr1 chromosome 3, bSylAtr1.pri, whole genome shotgun sequence genome has a window encoding:
- the PELI1 gene encoding E3 ubiquitin-protein ligase pellino homolog 1 isoform X1, producing MYRKSKWKHGYNLEGLEHGNNEKSVPQLLIRDLKFEKKPLAKLMFSPDQENHPSKAPVKYGELIVLGYNGSLPNGDRGRRKSRFALFKRPKANGVKPSTVHIACTPQAAKAISNKDQHSISYTLSRAQTVVVEYTHDSNTDMFQIGRSTESPIDFVVTDTVPGSQSNSDTQSVQSTISRFACRIICERNPPFTARIYAAGFDSSKNIFLGEKAAKWKTSDGQMDGLTTNGVLVMHPRNGFTEDSKPGVWREISVCGNVFSLRETRSAQQRGKMVENETNQLQDGSLIDLCGATLLWRTAEGLARTPTVKHLEALRQEINAARPQCPVGFNTLAFPSMKRKDVVDEKQPWVYLNCGHVHGYHNWGNKEERDGKDRECPMCRSVGPYVPLWLGCEAGFYVDAGPPTHAFSPCGHVCSEKTTAYWSQIPLPHGTHTFHAACPFCAHQLAGEQGYIRLIFQGPLD from the exons gaaataatgaaaaaagtgTGCCACAACTCTTGATCAGAGACCTGAAGTTTGAGAAGAAGCCATTAGCTAAGCTCATGTTTTCTCCTGATCAAGAAAATCATCCATCAAAAGCACCAGTCAAATATGGTGAATTGATTGTATTGGG GTACAATGGGTCTCTCCCAAATGGAGAtagaggaagaaggaagagtagatttgctttatttaaaaggcCCAAGGCAAATGGGGTGAAACCCAGCACTGTGCACATTGCCTGTACCCCTCAAGCAGCAAAG GCAATAAGTAATAAGGACCAACACAGCATATCTTACACTTTGTCTCGGGCCCAGACAGTAGTAGTTGAATATACCCATGACAGCAACACAGATATGTTCCAG ATTGGTCGGTCAACGGAGAGTCCTATAGACTTTGTAGTAACAGATACAGTTCCTGGGAGTCAGAGTAATTCAGACACACAGTCTGTGCAGAGCACAATATCAAGGTTTGCCTGCAGAATCATATGTGAACGTAACCCTCCCTTTACAGCAAGAATATATGCTGCAGGATTTGACTcctcaaaaaacatttttcttggg GAGAAAGCTGCAAAGTGGAAGACATCAGATGGGCAAATGGATGGACTAACAACAAATGGAGTTCTTGTTATGCATCCTCGTAATGGATTCACAGAAGACTCCAAGCCGGGGGTGTGGAGAGAGATTTCTGTGTGTGGGAATGTGTTCAGCCTTCGTGAAACCAGATCAGCtcaacagaggggaaaaatg GTGGAGAACGAGACGAACCAGCTGCAGGACGGCTCCCTGATCGACCTGTGCGGGGCCACGCTGCTGTGGCGCACGGCCGAGGGCTTGGCGCGCACGCCCACCGTCAAGCACCTGGAGGCCCTGAGGCAGGAGATCAACGCGGCCAGACCCCAGTGCCCCGTGGGCTTCAACACCTTGGCCTTCCCCAGCATGAAGAGGAAAGACGTGGTGGATGAAAAGCAGCCCTGGGTGTACCTGAACTGCGGCCACGTGCACGGCTACCACAACTGGGGGAACAAAGAGGAGAGGGACGGCAAGGACCGCGAGTGCCCCATGTGCCGCTCGGTGGGGCCCTACGTGCCGCTGTGGCTGGGCTGCGAGGCTGGGTTTTATGTGGATGCCGGACCTCCAACTCACGCTTTCAGCCCCTGTGGACACGTGTGCTCGGAAAAGACAACTGCATATTGGTCCCAAATCCCCCTCCCGCACGGTACTCACACTTTCCACGCGGCCTGTCCCTTCTGTGCGCATCAGCTGGCTGGTGAGCAGGGTTACATCAGGCTCATCTTCCAAGGGCCTCTCGACTAA
- the PELI1 gene encoding E3 ubiquitin-protein ligase pellino homolog 1 isoform X2 → MFSPDQENHPSKAPVKYGELIVLGYNGSLPNGDRGRRKSRFALFKRPKANGVKPSTVHIACTPQAAKAISNKDQHSISYTLSRAQTVVVEYTHDSNTDMFQIGRSTESPIDFVVTDTVPGSQSNSDTQSVQSTISRFACRIICERNPPFTARIYAAGFDSSKNIFLGEKAAKWKTSDGQMDGLTTNGVLVMHPRNGFTEDSKPGVWREISVCGNVFSLRETRSAQQRGKMVENETNQLQDGSLIDLCGATLLWRTAEGLARTPTVKHLEALRQEINAARPQCPVGFNTLAFPSMKRKDVVDEKQPWVYLNCGHVHGYHNWGNKEERDGKDRECPMCRSVGPYVPLWLGCEAGFYVDAGPPTHAFSPCGHVCSEKTTAYWSQIPLPHGTHTFHAACPFCAHQLAGEQGYIRLIFQGPLD, encoded by the exons ATGTTTTCTCCTGATCAAGAAAATCATCCATCAAAAGCACCAGTCAAATATGGTGAATTGATTGTATTGGG GTACAATGGGTCTCTCCCAAATGGAGAtagaggaagaaggaagagtagatttgctttatttaaaaggcCCAAGGCAAATGGGGTGAAACCCAGCACTGTGCACATTGCCTGTACCCCTCAAGCAGCAAAG GCAATAAGTAATAAGGACCAACACAGCATATCTTACACTTTGTCTCGGGCCCAGACAGTAGTAGTTGAATATACCCATGACAGCAACACAGATATGTTCCAG ATTGGTCGGTCAACGGAGAGTCCTATAGACTTTGTAGTAACAGATACAGTTCCTGGGAGTCAGAGTAATTCAGACACACAGTCTGTGCAGAGCACAATATCAAGGTTTGCCTGCAGAATCATATGTGAACGTAACCCTCCCTTTACAGCAAGAATATATGCTGCAGGATTTGACTcctcaaaaaacatttttcttggg GAGAAAGCTGCAAAGTGGAAGACATCAGATGGGCAAATGGATGGACTAACAACAAATGGAGTTCTTGTTATGCATCCTCGTAATGGATTCACAGAAGACTCCAAGCCGGGGGTGTGGAGAGAGATTTCTGTGTGTGGGAATGTGTTCAGCCTTCGTGAAACCAGATCAGCtcaacagaggggaaaaatg GTGGAGAACGAGACGAACCAGCTGCAGGACGGCTCCCTGATCGACCTGTGCGGGGCCACGCTGCTGTGGCGCACGGCCGAGGGCTTGGCGCGCACGCCCACCGTCAAGCACCTGGAGGCCCTGAGGCAGGAGATCAACGCGGCCAGACCCCAGTGCCCCGTGGGCTTCAACACCTTGGCCTTCCCCAGCATGAAGAGGAAAGACGTGGTGGATGAAAAGCAGCCCTGGGTGTACCTGAACTGCGGCCACGTGCACGGCTACCACAACTGGGGGAACAAAGAGGAGAGGGACGGCAAGGACCGCGAGTGCCCCATGTGCCGCTCGGTGGGGCCCTACGTGCCGCTGTGGCTGGGCTGCGAGGCTGGGTTTTATGTGGATGCCGGACCTCCAACTCACGCTTTCAGCCCCTGTGGACACGTGTGCTCGGAAAAGACAACTGCATATTGGTCCCAAATCCCCCTCCCGCACGGTACTCACACTTTCCACGCGGCCTGTCCCTTCTGTGCGCATCAGCTGGCTGGTGAGCAGGGTTACATCAGGCTCATCTTCCAAGGGCCTCTCGACTAA